The nucleotide sequence attacaataacaCTCCATAATACTAATTCTACTCAAAGTCAAGTCAAGGTGGGGAGTAAAAATGTATGAAATTATCATCCCAACCCCAATCCTAATAAGACTAAAAATCATGCTGCAAAGGCTGAAAGTGTGAGGCCAAAAggccattttctctattttgccCTTGtgttaacaaattaattaagccTCTCTCTAATGTCTTAATcgaattaatttaagaaaattctaATCCATCTCGAATCTTATTATTACATATAGTTAACCCCCTTCTAGATTCAAatcaaatttctatttttcaatgTTGATAGATCAATAAAGTCATCTATTATcactaataaattaaaaaacccATAAACTCCAAAGCACACCCATAGACTCCAAGTCTTGCCCCAAAGAAATCTAGAAAAGATTGGGAATTTTGATGGAACATTGGATTGGATGGGAATTTTGATGGAACATTGGATTGGATGGGATGATAATTTTCCTAATGTGGAGTCCTTTTCTTCTTCACGTGGATGCATGCATTGCCCGGAAGGAAAAGGACATTCCAAGGGCTTGCATAACAACTACGATGACAAAACAACCTCAGCTCTTGATCATCATCTACTCGTACTCTTAGAAATTTATGTGTAAATTTACGTGGATAGCATCGAACATGGCAATTGGCAGCCCTTAGGCTACAAAGAGAAGAGACTGTTGGAAGGAGGGCTTTCCATGGAATTTAGTTGAATTGAAGGATGAAGACCCTTTCTTGCTAGCTCACGTGTTGCTTGGCCCCTTCCGGATATCACGTCAGTGTCCTACTCTCAACTAATCTCTCCATATAATTACATTGGCTGCAAACTCAGAGAGGCCCCAAACCCAAAGGCAGCCGCCATAGCTAACCTTGAATCTTCCATTCCACGCCAGCCCCTAACCACCACTTTCCTTAGTCCTATCTGGGCTAGGCCTTGTTTGGGAGAATGTAAGAAATAaggggtaaaaaaaaaataaaaaacaataaaagatgCTTCTTCATATCTGGGAAGGCAATAGAAATGGATGGAATGGGAGAAAATTAATGAAGACAGATAGAATGTAATTTATACACAAAGGTAAATTTTCATTCAATGTTAAGGCTTGAACCAAAGGGGATTGAAAGTGATTCCACCTTTTTTCATTCATCACCTCCTCTCGAATGCACTGTTAAACAGGGCACAGGCACCAAGGTTCCAAAATTAGGCACTGATATTcacataagaaagaaaagagctGACTTCATCTCCAAGCAGACACAAGAAGACATCTAGATTGGTAATATTCCGCCAAAAGCAAAGTCGCAAACTTTATGATCCTAAAGCAGGAAAGAGAGAGCAATGATAACATTGACAATAACCGGATTCCAACCCTAGAATAATTCTCTGGGGTTGTGAAACTAGAAGAAATTATTATGAATCACAAACTTGGAAGAGATTTGGCTCGAATAAACTGTTTGATGATGGCTTTCTCTTCATCAATGCGTTTCTTCTCCTCGGGATCCTTTGGCTTCACCTTCCTCTTCTCCTCCAGTAGCCACTTGAACAATTCACGCTGCTGATTCTCGGGTATTGGTTCTCGCAATATTACAGGTTTTGTTACAAGCGCAGGGGATGGTGTTTGCTCGGTATCTGGAACAACTACAACAGCAGTAGCAGTTGGACTTGCAGAGGGAGGAACCTTCTgtgtttcttcttcctctacacCTGTTTCCTTCTTGCTTGTCCTCATGAACAgataagctatatatatatatatcccagtCAGAAAAGAAATGGCAAAGATTCCTATTAACTACTCGAGCAATAGAAACAATAACAGTGCATGATTGGCAATCACTGgaaggaaagaggaaagagaggaGGAGAAAACAAGTTTCTCAACCTCTGTTTGGTTCTTAAATTTATCACTTTCATTTTCTATCTTTCTCATCAAATTAGGGATGACAATTGGCACAAAACTTGAAAATACAACTTGAATCTGACATAAATTTGGTTAGGTATAAATGGATCCATGTCAAATTTATTCAACCTAAACctaacacaaaaataagttTGGTTGACTTGCTTAACTCAAATATGACATGGATTGGACCCATTTATTAGAAGGATTATTATGTTTAATCCAATAAAGTTGACTCTTTTAACCCCAAAATAAATTGCAGTAGGCCCATAATTAAACAAGTTAATCGTGCCAACAGCAACTCATCTAACCTGATTATTGTTTTTTGTAAAAGAAGTATCAAGCAAAAACATGTGCAAGTACTTGTAGAGGAGATATTGAAACTTTTCCAATTCCAAGGGGATTATATCACAGATCTACATCAAgaagtcataaaaaaaaaaaatatcagcATTGATGCCTTACCTCTTTGCTCTTGTGATGGATAAATTCACGAAATACATCCAATAAGAATTGCCTTAGTTTATGCCATGTGTTGACCATATTGTTAGGTGAGACAAAACCATGCGTGAAAAATGAACTTAAACTATGAAAGAACACCTTAGAATACAAATGTTTTAAGTTATATAGGTCAAAAACTGAATATGTAGAATGTGATTTCGGGAAAGAAGTGTGGATGTTGACATTGTGAAACTTGGAAGTTATTCCAACAAAAGATCAGTTTAGATGTCTTGGATCAATTGCTCAAAAAGAAAGGGGCATTATGAAGAATATTACTCAAAATCAAAGCAGGATGGCTAAAGTGAAAAAGTACACCTAGACTTTTATGACTAAAACTTCCTTGAAGttaagaagaaaattttattgaataataataagatCACCTTTGTTGGGCATTTAAATACCAACATGTGCAAGATAAGCATAATTGAGATTAAAATGTTATGGTGAATGtgcaaccataaaaaaaaaaaaaaaaaaatgaaaaactggagttataccaccactaAGCCAAAGATAACCACTTGTTCCAGCTCTTAGGTTTGGAGAAGCAGATACATCTGAGATGAGTTTCCAAGCATTGGTTCACTCTTTCAGTTTGACCATTAGTCAGGATGATAAACAGTTGACATGTGTAATCTCACCCCCTAAACTTCTGAACAACTCCTGCTAGAAATTAATACCGACTATTTTGTCTCTATCAGACACTATAGATAGTGGCAGCCCATGAAACTTGACAACAGAGCCCAGGTGTAAACAAGAAACTTCTTGAGCTGTGAAAGGATGAGCCAAACTCAAGAAATGCACAAACTTAGTTAACCTGTCCACCACCACCAGTATTAGTCAAGCCTTAGCACCAAAGCACTTGGGGCCAAGTATCTATGACACAGAGCTAATTGTAGTACTGATAGCAGTGgaaaaatggaggcattatttggaGAGAAATCAGTTTGTTATTAGAACTAATCATGAAAGTCTAAAATTCTTGCTATAGCAAAGGTTACACACACAGCTACAGAAGAAAGGAATTACTAAATTACTGGGTCTGGATTATACAATTCAATATCAGAGGGGGCAAGGAGAATGTGGTGGCTGAAGCCCCATCTAGAAGGGAAGAGAAAGGAAGCTGTCAAGCCATATCAGCAGTAATTCCAAATTGGGTGAAAGAAATTTCTGTGATTTATGAAAATTCTAATTGGGCTAAGAATCTTATATCTCAGTTGGCCATTCAACCCACAAGGTAACCTGGATACACTCTGTCAATCGGTTTAATCAGGTTTAAAGGAAGACTGGTGGTAGGGGACGATAGCCAACTAAAGGACTGAATTTTACAGTCCTTGCACAGCTCTCCTTTGGGGGGACAAGCTGGTTTAAGAGTCACATATCACAAGGTGAGGCAGCAATTCTACTGTCCAGAACTCAAGAGGGATCTGACTGCATTTGTTCTGGCTTGTGCTATTTGTCAACGCTACAAGCATGAACATGTTGCCTACCCTGGTCTGCTGCAGCCATTAGACATTCTAGAAGAGGCTTGGGAACAAATTCCTATGGAATTTGTGGAGGGACTGCCCAAGTCTGAAGGAAGAGATGTTATAATGGTGGCGGTGGACAGGTTAACTAAGTTTGCGCATTTCTTGAGTTTGGCTCATCCTTTCACAACTCAAGAAGTTGCTCATTTACTCCTGGACTCTGTTATCAAGTTTCATGGGCTGCCACTATCTATAGTATCTAATAGAGACAAAATATTCACCAATAATTTCCAGCAGGAGTTGTCCAAAAGTTTGGGGGCGGGATTACACATGTCAACTGCTTATCATCTGGAGACAGATGGTCAGACTGAAAGAGTGAACCGatgtgtcatgaccccaaggaatcccaaggatatattagtaatacatgttgtgttttccttattagttgtattttttgttgttgttagcatcttcaattgtaagcctataaataggcttgagtagttagaggaagGGGTTttttaatgaatgatttgaatctcaattccctctctcaatactctcccacagcttctctctctctccctcaattctattatgttcttcctttccctccctttctgctcttccttcctctaattcttatccaaattccttcctagaccctagctaaaccctagggtcatgacatttggtatcagagctggtcGTCCTTGAGTGTGAGTCCTCGGCTATGATTCCAACGTCAGGCCATGTGTTGATCGGTATAATTGAAGCGCGCCAGAAGGTGTTCGAAATGGCGGAAGGTTGTGTGTTGATCAGTATAATTGAAGTGCGCCAGAAGGTTTTCGGAATGGCGGAAGGCGATCGTTGAATCACTTCGAGTCCGGTGATGATTCAAAATTGAAGGTTGTTGTTCCAATGATTTGGAAATTGAAGCGAATGTAGGGAGCAAACGTTGTTGTTCGGACGATACGGAAATTGAAGCGTACTGGAGGGACTTTTGACAACAAGGAACGTGACTGGAAGAGACAAGGCGTGGAAGCAGACTAGGCGAGTCCTTCAATTAACTTTTGGTGGACTTGAAGGCGCGGAAAAGGTCTGGGCGAGCGCGGAACCCCAATGATTTAGATTGAGATTCCAGTGAGTAAGGAAGGCAGTCGATTATAGATTAGTTGCAAGTGGCGAAGCCAAGCAAAGCAATTTCAGCTCAGAATTGGAGACGAAGCAGCTAGGTTCCGACAGTGACTCCGAGAGAATCTGAAGGTAGTTCAGGGTGGTGTGGTTGGAAGTGGACGCAGGCTTGGGCGATTACCATAAGAATCCAAGCGATGCTGGAATCCGCAATGAATCTGATATAGAACAAGAGAATCACGATCTGCCTACAGCCATAGGCTATTGCTCTTAGTGACGAAATCAAATCCAATAAGGAGGAGTTACGCAGCGGAAGTTGCTTCAAAAGCAAGACGGTGGATGGTAATTGGGTGCCGACTTAGCTGGGGCTAACCTTAAATCAGTTTGATTCCAACAAACTCGCTGCATGTGATTGAGGAGAAAGGCAAGAGCGGTCAGGAGCGAAAATTCAGAACTAGGTTGCTGCATGTGAAAGGGTGACGGTTGTGAGGCCATTTCGGACGGAACTCCGGTAAATATTGTTCAAAATTGGAAGGCAACAAAGAACCAGTGAATCACGACTGATAATTGAGGTTCGAATTTGAAGGTGAATCAAAGTGAAGTGACTATTGGAACTCGTCTAGGACACTGCTTGTGACTGTGGTGTGAAGGAAGGGTGATTATTGAAGGCTGTTCAGTAACAGCTGAACTTTGGAAGTTGTTTTTAATTCAGAGATTAAGGAAGAACGTATAGAACAACGATCTATGGAAGATCGATTTTCTGAGGCTGTTAATCATTTTAAGAGGCAGAATTCTAAAGTTAAGGAATCTAAGGCAACGCAAGAGGCGATGACCCACAGCTGGGAGGAAATTGTGACCAACAAAGCAAACATGCATTGGGATCTAGCTGCCTCTCAAGAAAGAGTGCAGAGTGACTTGGAGAGGCATCGGGAGATGATGGAGCAACACGTCTAGCGGATCAACAACATGTTTAACATGTTGTCTTCGCCACCTCAATTCCGGTTATCACCGAATTTTCCTCCCCGGGCAGTAGCTGATTCAATTCTGCCCAGCCAAGGCACCTTTCCTATGACCCATGGTTGGCAAGAGGCCGAGGGACTACTGGCCTTGAAACTGGAAATTCAGGTAAGATGTTCATCTTTCCACACTGCCAATCAAACTCCAATGTCTAGGGAAGGGCAGATCAGATGGACTGATCTTGTTGGAAATTTACATGACCAATTTGGGATGAAAAAGAACATGATTAAGGTGactgaggagttcaacaaattaagtCAAGAGGGATCGGTGACAAATTATTGGGAtagatttgaggagttaagatCCCTGTTGTGGAGTAATCAACCAGCTTTGATGGAGcactattttgtatcaagatttGTTAGTGGTTTGAAGGACAAACTGAGGTCAATGGTTAGGATGATGATGCCGACAACTGTGAAAAAGGCAGCCAAGAGAGCAAGGCTGCAGGAACTCGCCTTGGAAGCCATTTTTAGAAAGCAAGAGTTGCAGCCTAACAATTATATTAAGGGCAGACAACTGATTGAGGAAGCTTCTAAGGCTGCAAATCATGCCAAGCATGAATCAGAGGAAAAATTGGAGTTGGATCGGCCAATTGTAACTAAAGATTTCAGCAAGGAAGAGAGATTGGACAATGCTATCGGTGGGGATCATTGTTCATATCTGCTGGAGGTTGATGTATCAGCACTAGAAGGGAAGGATGGCAATGGTGATAGTGTCCTTGCAGCTGATGAGAAGTATGAGGCTAATAAAGACCTAAGGATAAGGACGATAGCTGCAAAGGAGGAAAAACCTGAATTGGATCAGGCAATTCAGGCTGCTAAGGAAGTAATGGTAATTGTTGAAGAAGCTATCAAGGTTCCACTCACAGAAAACTCTGCTGGAAGTGGTAACTTCCAGAAAAATCTGCTGGAAGTTAAAGATATCCCAATTGAGGATACCTCTACTAAAGAGAAAGAAGACATTGGGAAGATGGTGGGAAAATTCTGTGGAAGGAAACGAGACTTTTTCTGCTTTGATAGTTCTTATTTCCATTGGAAAGCAACAGCATCGAACCAAATTTCGGCCTGCAAAGCAATTTGACTTACTCTCTACAGTTAGAGAGATTATGGTGGAAGGTGTGATAGGTCAAatggaattaattttgagagCAACAAGGAATGGGTGGATGGCTGGAACAAGTGCTGCAGCGAATCGTGATACTGCTGTTTTCGGAGGAAAAGACACGGAAagacaaaagagaagaaaagtgagagataagaacaagaaaaggcgaagaagaaaacaaattattaaggCTGGAATTGGCTGAATAATAGGGTTAACAGCAgccaattcttggggacaagaattgtttgaaggggtggggattgtcatgaccccaaggatatattagtaatacatgttgtgttttccttattagttgtattttctgttgttgttagcatcttcaattgtaagcctataaataggcttgagtagttagaggaagGGGTTttttaatgaatgatttgaatctcaatttcctctctcaatactctcccatggcttctctctctctccctcaattctgttctgttcttcctttccctccctttctgctcttccttcctctaattcttatccaaattccttcctagaccctagctaaaccctagggtcatgacacaaTGCTTGGAAACTTTTCTCAGATGTATCTGCTTCTCCAAACCTACGAGCTGGAACAAGTGGTTATATTTGGCTtagtggtggtataactccaGTTTTCATAGCTCACTGAAGACAACTCCTTTTGAGGCTTTATTCGGGTATAAAGCTCCTCTATTGCCTGCTGTGATGTAATATTCTAGTACTGAAGTTGCAGTGGATCAGTATTTACAGCAGCGACAGGAGGTGCTGCAGTTGATTAAGAAGGAATTGGCTATAGCCCAGAACCGGATGAAACAGTTTGCTGACAGAAGGAGTGAAAGAGCATTTGATGTGGGAGATATGGTATATTTAAGTGTGAAACAATTTCAGCAGTATGTTTTTTTCTAATTCCCCTGCATCTAAGCTGAGTCCGAAGTACTATGGGCTTTTTCCTATAGTGGTTAAAGTGGGAGATGTAGCCTATTG is from Diospyros lotus cultivar Yz01 chromosome 2, ASM1463336v1, whole genome shotgun sequence and encodes:
- the LOC127795527 gene encoding uncharacterized protein LOC127795527; protein product: MSEAEAPKLYTNKPKKSQLRPRHQLLREQAPPSPFSSSSSMGTLPPSKTGPPPQPPRESFARRYKFFWPLLLTVNLAVGAYLFMRTSKKETGVEEEETQKVPPSASPTATAVVVVPDTEQTPSPALVTKPVILREPIPENQQRELFKWLLEEKRKVKPKDPEEKKRIDEEKAIIKQFIRAKSLPSL